TATGGCCTCGTAACGGAAAGGAAAATGAAGAAGAACATCCTCCATATTCACTATACCGGCTTTTTCCAGCGCTTCGGCGGTTTTGCCGCCTATTCCCTTAACTGTTGCCACCGATGTATGCAGAAGAGCAGCCGCCTTTGTGCTGCCCGAAGCGGATGCTATGAACATAGCCAGTTCATGAACAACAGCGTCAAGCTCCGTCAGGGACGGTTTCTCCTTCTCCGCGGTGCGTGCGGCCATGGCGGAAAGTGTAGGGTTAAGCTTTGCTGTGTATTCAGATACGGATAAAAGATAAGAGGCCGGATTTTTGATGAAATCCGACCTGTTTTTTCCTATGGAATTAAGGAGTTTGCGAAGATTGCCAAGCTCCATGAGCCTTTGCTAGAAGTAGCTGAGCGCACTGGCTTCGTTGGGGTTGAATATCCTGTGAACATCAAGGATAATGATCATGCCGTGCTTGGTTCTGGCTACGCCGTCAATATAGCCGGAGTTTGTACCTGTGGAAGCGCCGGGAGCCTTGTCTATGACTTCGGGATCAAGCCTGAGCACTTCATCCACACAGTCCACGACAAAGCCTATCTTCTTCCCTTTTATATTAACATTGATGATTCTTGTCTGTCCGCTTTCTTCCGGAACGGCAATA
Above is a genomic segment from Geovibrio ferrireducens containing:
- a CDS encoding chemotaxis protein CheW, whose product is MAEMRQIVSLMLSGEKYGINIMDIEEILRMMDITKVPKAPAFVEGIINLRGQVIPIVDLRKKLGIAVPEESGQTRIINVNIKGKKIGFVVDCVDEVLRLDPEVIDKAPGASTGTNSGYIDGVARTKHGMIIILDVHRIFNPNEASALSYF